The genomic DNA CGAATTATTTGAGAATGGATACTGTGCCCGAGTAAAAACTGGTCCCAATAATTTTCCAAACAAACGCAGATATTTAGTAGATTAAATACCTCTAATTCTTATCAACTGCAAGAAAAGATGGGGTGTGTAAGATAAAACCATTCTCACCATTTCCCGTTTTCTCAACACCCTGGTCAGATAAACATGAAGAAAAATCAGGAGACAGCCGAATTATTATACCACATTGCCGAGCTGCTCGAGCTGAAAGGAGAAAATACCTTCAAGATCAGAGCGTACAACAAAGCAGCCCGCGCTGTGGAAAGCCTGAGCACTGACATCCAGGAGATCTATGCAGCAGAAGAACTGGAATCAATAACTGGTGTGGGTTCGGCCATTGCAGAGAAGATCGGGGAATATCTGAAGAACGGACGACTGGGATACTATGATGACCTCTTCAAAGAGATTCCCGCCGGATTGAGTGAGATGTTGAAGATACCCGGCCTGGGACCCAAGACTGTCCAGCTTGTGTATCAGAAGCTGAGCATAACAGATCTCAATACCCTTGAACAGGCCGCACGGTCCCATAGGCTACGCAGGCTGCCGGGTTTTGGTCAGACCAAAGAGAAGAACATCATAAAAGCCATTGAGCGGTACCGCCAGCGAAGCGGCAGGATACCCTTTGGAAAGGCATACGGGCTGGTGGATGAGATATTCCAGTTCATGGATCATTATGTTAAGACCGGCACCATAGTCCCGGCTGGGAGTCTGCGGCGGGGCAGGGATACGGTCGGCGATATCGATCTCCTGGCTATCCATGACAATCCGGTTCAGCTTATCAACGCCTTTGTGGGTATGCCCATAGTGGGACAGGTACTGGGGAAAGGGAAGACCAAGGTCACCATTGTCACAAAGGATGCAGTGCAGGTGGATCTGAGGATTCTGGAAGCAAGGTCATACGGCACATCACTGCAGTATTTTACCGGTTCCAAGGAACATAATGTGAAACTGCGAAGCATTGCCCTTAAACAGGGTCTCAGTCTCAGTGAATACGCACTGGAAGATGTGGGAAATGGGGAAAAGATCTATTGCGATAATGAAAACGAGGTCTATCAACACCTGGGTCTCCCGTACATCCCGCCCGAGCTGAGAGAGGATGCGGGAGAGATCGAAGCTGCCCTGGCGGGATCGCTGCCCCGGCTTATCACACTGCAGGATATCAAGGGAGATCTGCATGTCCATTCGGACTGGAGTGACGGCGTTGGTTCCATCGAGACCCTGGCCGATGCTGCACAACAACGGGGATATCGTTACCTGGGTATCACTGACCATTCACGGTCCCTGGGTATTGCCAGGGGGCTGGCAGAGGATAAACTGCGGGAGCAGATCCAGGAGATCAGCGCATTGAACGACGAACTTGAAAATTTCAACATATTGTCCGGTACTGAAGTGGATATCAAGGCAGATGGGTCCATCGATCTGCCAGATAGCGTGCTGGAAATGTGTGATGTTGTGGTAGCAGCCGTACATTCGGCACACCAGCAGGATGAACGCACCATGACCGGGCGCATCATAAAAGGCATGGAGAATCCCAACGTGGACATACTGGCCCATCCATCAGGCCGGTTGATCGGGGAACGGGAACCTTACGCTGTGAACATGACCGCCGTGCTGGAAGCGGCTGAACGGATCGGGACCGCACTGGAGATCAATGCCCATCCCAGCAGACTGGACCTGGCAGATGTGTACGTGCGAAAGGCCAAAGAGCTGGGGGTCAGGGTTGCCATTGGTACGGACGCACATTCCAGTAGCGGGCTGAACATGATGCGTTTCGGGGTAATGGTAGCACGGCGGGGCTGGCTTGAGAAAGAAGATGTGATAAATACACGGGAAGCAGATTCATTACCATTCAAACCATGACGGGCAGGAAAGAAGATATTAAGCAGCTGATTGAGACGTGGGGCTGCTCTGGTAAAATATCGAAGTTCAGGAAAGAAACGCAGATCATGAATTGTCGTCCCATATACTAACAGAAAACATAAAAATCATCACATTCTTTCATGAGGTTCACCTACATCCTTTGCAGTCTTGATATCCCGCGGCTTACCTTGAGTCTTAACTTATCAGGAACTGATTCCATCAGTTCGGGTTTGAGGTATACGGCCTGTACCAATGGATGAACCGCTCTCTCATAACTACCCTTATGGCAATAGACCATTCCCATACCGTAATTTGCTTCGACACATTCGGGATCTACCTCGATGGCTGCTTCAAACTCTGTGATCGCATCCTCATATCTGCCTGAATCTTTATACACATTCCCCATATTAATATGGGCCACAGCATAATTCGGATCAAGCTTTAAGGAAGACTGGAATTCTGTGATTGCCGCTTCATTGTTCTTTTGTTCAAGATAGATATTTCCCAGGCTGTTGTGGGCAGGAGCGTAATTGGGATTAAGCCGAATTGCTTGATCAATTTCCTTTATTGCTTCATCAATTCTGCCCTGGCTGGCAAAGATATTACCCAGGTTGTAATGGGCCTGTACATTATCCGGATTTGACTGTATAGTCTCCTGCAGTGCCTGAATTGCTTCATCATTTTTACACATATGATAATAGGTGACAGCAGTATTATTGATCACGTCGATATACCCCGGATCAAGCTGCCGGGCAGCTGTCAGTTCCTGGAGCGCCTCCTGATACCTGCCCACCTTATCATAGGTGATGCCCAGATTATTATGGATGTTATGGCTTAATCCCACATTAGAGGTAACATGGTAAACAGGATAATACTGGATTAAGAACTGTAAGGTCTCCTTATCAAGTTCCGGTTTTTTTTTGAGATAATAGTAATTCCCCTTCTGCTCATATGTCTGCCGGACATCAATCTCCAGTATGGAATCCAGGCTGAAGTCCACGAATAATGCTGGAGTGGAACTGCCAATAATCAGAAACACATGGGGGCCTGCACTGGCAGCCTTAATATCTGGCAGCAGGCCGCTTACAAGTATGTATCCCAGCTGGGTGATAGCGGCACAGGAGGCAAGCCGATGAGATTGCAAAGGCCCTTCAACTCCCTGCAGATCTGCTCATTGTGCGAAAAATACAGCTGCCTGACAATCCTGAAGCAGGTTTCGGAGCTGTGGGACCAGATGGAGAAATGATACTCAATGAACTCTGGGTAGCACAACTCCACCTGGCTGAATATGAGATCATTGCACAGAAAAAAAAGACGATTGATAGTATAAAAAAGAGGGACCAGATATTCAGAAAAGGAAGACCATATCCGGATTTGAAAGGCAAGACAGTTATCCTGGTGGACGATGGACTTGCCTCAGGTTATACAATGCTTGCAGCTATCGGTTTTACACAAACGTTAGAGCCTTCAAAGATCATAGCTGCTGTACCTACAGCATCTAATAAAACTGTGGATTTCGTACTACCTCATGTGGATGAACTGGTATGTCTGAACGTGAGAAGGGGATATTATTTTGCTGTAGCCGATGCGTATGAAAACTGGTATGATCTCGGGGATGATGAAGTGCTGTCAATTATAAAAAGAGAGCCCTTTATTTACTGAATTGCTCCTTTATCCTTGTTAGACGTTTTTAGCTGCTTAATTTCCTGTTAATTATTATTGAACAATTCCTGCAGAAATCCGTACTTTTGATATCAGTATCCTCAAGACTGTTCGAGAAATGCATTACACATCGTTTATCGGGGCAGTGATGTAGTCCAAAGGTATGTCCAAGCTCATGGATTGATTCTTTTAATACTCGCTCTTTGAACATATGTTCATTCCGTTTCTCACCATAGAACTCTGGTCTTAATCTGGTAATCGATATGATCGCAGAGCCTTTATCTGCCAATCCGAATACGAAATTCAAGCTTTCAACATACAAATCAACATCTATCACTCCAAGAAGACTAACTGAAGAATTGTTCTTTGCTATCTCTCCCAACAGGACTTCGGCATCATACTGTCCACGATCCTTATTATAAGAGGATTCCGGGATTTCAGAGAGGGGAGATATCCTGTAAGGATATCCAATGACCTCTTTCAATCCTTCTCCAAGTGAGGTCAACAATTCCTCTCTTATTTCCGCCACCGGTTGAATAATAATAAATTTCATCTCTCCTGCACTCCTGTTATATATTTTCTTTTAAAACCTTAAATCCATTTGTCATTCATTTGTCTATACTTTCATCATTTGCTGCCAATAAATTTCCAATGCATCATAACAGTACGAAAAAAGATCTATGTAGACTGGAAGGAATCTCGAATACGATCAATGATGAAAGGTTCCAGGTTCCAAATGGCTTCCAAGATCAGCGATATTTCGGGGCTTATAACCTTCACTTCCGTTGTAGCCTGGTATCCTATCCCCCCAGCTTCACATCAGCCTGTTACCAGACTGGGTGTGGGGTTCAGTTCTGAGGTGGTGGCTAGCCTTTCCTCAGGCTGGATTTTCACCAGCTGGCGAATATGAGCTTTGCTCGGCACGCCTGCGTTCATCTGTGGTTAATAATAAACTTATTTCAGTCTCCATCCTTTTTCGGTTCCCCTGCCGCCCCTTCGTCTTCACTCTTCCCGGGTGCCCGTCCTGATTTGCATCGCCTGCCCTTGTGGTGTGGGGGGTGGCAGGCGCTTTTCGATTGAATCGGCGGTTTTGGGGATGTTAAATTAGATGGTATGCCGGTAAGTGCCGGAGCCACCCGAAATATAATTTTAATGTTATTTGAACCAGTGGCAAACTCGATAAAATAGCTTAAAAATTCAATTCAAATCCAATTAATTCGTTAATCTCTAATAAATTCATTCTGATGGCTTAGATTGATAACCTTCTAAAAGCACTCGGAGCCCTAATCAAGTCAAATCTCCCAACTTTATAGGCAGTTAACGCTGTAAGTAAAGAAGTAATATTGGAAATAGAAACAAAGCCTCTTGCCCAATTTATTCCTCGAGTTGGCATTTCAGAGCGATGATATCCTATTACTTCATAGGAATTTCTACGTTCAATAATCGTCCTGAGGTCGTATAATTTGCCAAGCAATGGATGGAATTCCCTCGGAATATATTCTCCTCGGAAACAGTTTCAGTCATCCGTTTTTATTATATCACCAACACTATTTCTTCGTGCTGCTATAACAGGAATTATTTTGTAATCCTTCACAACTTTATTTGATCCATGACTGTCAGGTCCTGCATCACCAATTAGAAAAATCGGCTTCGAGTCAGTTGATTTCATACTCTCATGGATTGTATCTTGAAATATTGTATTATCATTTTTATTGGCACTTACTGCATCCCAATATACGGGCAATCCCCATGATCGATCAACGAGACAAGTATCAGTATAACCAGTTCCTGTAAGTACACTATATTTTCCAGTCTTTTTCACGTAATGCCCAGCATCGGGATCAGAAAGCTTCCCTGTTTCTTTACGCTTGACACCATTGCTATTGCATTCAAAGAATCTTCGATCCCAGATCCATATTTTATCGCCAATAAGATTCAGGGCTCTGCATTCTTGTTTTAATTGATCTGCATATTCATTCAAACATGAACTGATTATATTCAGATTCCTAAGATAGGAACGCACATTAAGTTGATATTGGCTTAGTATTCCCAATTCTTTTCTCAACGATTTGTTTTGGTTGAACTCCATAATCCAGGAATTAAAATGCGTATAACCAAGCTTACATCTTGTTACTTCTAACTTGAAAATATTA from Methanosarcinales archaeon includes the following:
- a CDS encoding archaemetzincin family Zn-dependent metalloprotease; the protein is MKFIIIQPVAEIREELLTSLGEGLKEVIGYPYRISPLSEIPESSYNKDRGQYDAEVLLGEIAKNNSSVSLLGVIDVDLYVESLNFVFGLADKGSAIISITRLRPEFYGEKRNEHMFKERVLKESIHELGHTFGLHHCPDKRCVMHFSNSLEDTDIKSTDFCRNCSIIINRKLSS
- a CDS encoding tetratricopeptide repeat protein, with product MQSHRLASCAAITQLGYILVSGLLPDIKAASAGPHVFLIIGSSTPALFVDFSLDSILEIDVRQTYEQKGNYYYLKKKPELDKETLQFLIQYYPVYHVTSNVGLSHNIHNNLGITYDKVGRYQEALQELTAARQLDPGYIDVINNTAVTYYHMCKNDEAIQALQETIQSNPDNVQAHYNLGNIFASQGRIDEAIKEIDQAIRLNPNYAPAHNSLGNIYLEQKNNEAAITEFQSSLKLDPNYAVAHINMGNVYKDSGRYEDAITEFEAAIEVDPECVEANYGMGMVYCHKGSYERAVHPLVQAVYLKPELMESVPDKLRLKVSRGISRLQRM
- the polX gene encoding DNA polymerase/3'-5' exonuclease PolX → MKKNQETAELLYHIAELLELKGENTFKIRAYNKAARAVESLSTDIQEIYAAEELESITGVGSAIAEKIGEYLKNGRLGYYDDLFKEIPAGLSEMLKIPGLGPKTVQLVYQKLSITDLNTLEQAARSHRLRRLPGFGQTKEKNIIKAIERYRQRSGRIPFGKAYGLVDEIFQFMDHYVKTGTIVPAGSLRRGRDTVGDIDLLAIHDNPVQLINAFVGMPIVGQVLGKGKTKVTIVTKDAVQVDLRILEARSYGTSLQYFTGSKEHNVKLRSIALKQGLSLSEYALEDVGNGEKIYCDNENEVYQHLGLPYIPPELREDAGEIEAALAGSLPRLITLQDIKGDLHVHSDWSDGVGSIETLADAAQQRGYRYLGITDHSRSLGIARGLAEDKLREQIQEISALNDELENFNILSGTEVDIKADGSIDLPDSVLEMCDVVVAAVHSAHQQDERTMTGRIIKGMENPNVDILAHPSGRLIGEREPYAVNMTAVLEAAERIGTALEINAHPSRLDLADVYVRKAKELGVRVAIGTDAHSSSGLNMMRFGVMVARRGWLEKEDVINTREADSLPFKP
- a CDS encoding phosphoribosyltransferase, yielding MAKALQLPADLLIVRKIQLPDNPEAGFGAVGPDGEMILNELWVAQLHLAEYEIIAQKKKTIDSIKKRDQIFRKGRPYPDLKGKTVILVDDGLASGYTMLAAIGFTQTLEPSKIIAAVPTASNKTVDFVLPHVDELVCLNVRRGYYFAVADAYENWYDLGDDEVLSIIKREPFIY